DNA from Gemmatimonadota bacterium:
GCTCACTCAGCAAAAACCCGTGATCGGTCCACACCACCAGCAACGTATCTTCCCACATCTCCAATTCATCCATCAAATCCAGCACATCGCCCAGCTTGGCATCGCACATCGACAGCAGTGAAGCGTATTCAAACCGCATATGCTCAATTTGCTCTCGCGTCTCTTTCACCGGTTCATAGCTCGGCCAATCGTGCAACGGACCGTCGTAATCGCGATAATGCTCGGCGTAGAGATCCTTAAACTTGCGCTGAGAAAAAAATGGCTCGTGGGGATCGAACGTTTCAATCTGCAAAAACCAATTGTCTTCCGTGTAATTCCGCTGAATAAAATCAATCCCCGCCTCAAACGTCTTCGACTGGGGTTGATCTTCTTCCCGACGCATAAACTGCCGATTGATCAAATCCTGTCGGGACAGGTCATCTTCACCCGAATTTCGCCCATACGTATTTTCCGTAGAAGGATCTGCCACCTGCCCCTTCCACAGATCCCCCTCCTGTCCCCTGAAAAACTGCCAGGTGCTATACTGGGTGTGATACGTGCATCCGCCGTCTTCCCAATAATGCTGATGATCGCTCACCAGATGGCTCGAAACACCATGCTCCTTTAACATGCGAGGCACCGAATCGTCAAACGGCTCCAGCGGCCCCCACGAACGATGCAAAAAATTGGGCCGCCCCGTATGAAAATCTCGCCTGGCCGGCATACACGGCATCGAGCACACATAAGACCTGTCAAACGTCACCGCGCGCTCTGCCAACCGTTTAAAATTTGGCGTATGCGTCCAGTCACACCCATAGGGCGACAACAGATGTCGATTTAGTGAATCAAACATCACCACAACTGCCTTCATATCTCCTCCTATTTGATCAAATCCCCACTTCCAACCGATGGGTTGTATCCACAACCGGATCATCTCCCTCAATAAATCGCGCCATCGTATTGTGTGTTGCCGGTCGAGTTTTGAAATCCGCAATCCACGGCTGCCTGAAATAAGCCTGTTTTTCGCGGGGCAAATTTTCCAGCACCACTGGCGGAATATTTAACCGGTGCCAGTGCGTCGCCAAATGCGAATATGCGTGCAAAATCGTCACCCTGGGCGTATCGCGCTGCCACACAGGACCTGCGTGACACACATTCTCCGTAAAAAATAGTGCACTACCCGGCGGACACTCATACGTCATCAAAAACGGACTGCGCTCCCCCTCCTTCAACGACACATGCGCCTCGTGCATTGGGAAATTGGCCTTGTGACTCCCCACAATAAAATGGGTGCCCCCGTCCCCTTTATTCACCCCCGACAGTTCAAAAATTACCCGAACCATCCCCGCATGGATGCGCCCAGCCTGAACCCGATACCCAAAAATGGGATCTATCTGCCTCGGACCCCCTCCGTGCAATTCGCCATGGGATTGGCCCTTCTTTCTCCAAACACACCCGGCCGCCTCCAGCCGAATCTCTGGCCCGATAATCTCGTGCAAAACATCGATCACCTTCGGATGATCGATCAACACACTCGCCGGTCCACCGGGAACGGCGCGATGTTCGGGAGGTAAAGATTCGGGATTGTGCTTAATCCGATCAATCTGATCTACAATCGCCGCCACTTCGTCTTTCGATAAAATCGCCGGTCGAACCATAAACCCCGTCAAATCAAATCTAAATCTCTCCTCTTCGGTCAAGCCCATAGCGAATTCCTCCAATATCTTTGAGCGTACACTCCCTTCCAACGCTCTTTAGAATATAACGCCATCCACGCTAAGTCAAACGAGATAACTCTGCCTTGACTTCCCAATCGCAAATCCCTACCATACAATTGCTTTTGACCCATCATAGTAAAGGACAAGCAATGGATAAACAAATTCCAAAACGCGGGCTGTTGCAGCGCCTGGACGAAAGCGGTGTAATATGCGCCGAAGGGTATGTGTTTGAACTCGAACGAAGGGGATATCTCCAGGCAGGAGCTTATGTACCCGAAGTCGTCTTAGAACACCCCGAAGCAGTCGCCGCTTTACACCGCGAGTTTTTGCGGGCTGGCTCAGATGTTATCGAAGCCCTCACGTATTACGCCCACCGCGAAAAACTG
Protein-coding regions in this window:
- a CDS encoding sulfatase, translating into MKAVVVMFDSLNRHLLSPYGCDWTHTPNFKRLAERAVTFDRSYVCSMPCMPARRDFHTGRPNFLHRSWGPLEPFDDSVPRMLKEHGVSSHLVSDHQHYWEDGGCTYHTQYSTWQFFRGQEGDLWKGQVADPSTENTYGRNSGEDDLSRQDLINRQFMRREEDQPQSKTFEAGIDFIQRNYTEDNWFLQIETFDPHEPFFSQRKFKDLYAEHYRDYDGPLHDWPSYEPVKETREQIEHMRFEYASLLSMCDAKLGDVLDLMDELEMWEDTLLVVWTDHGFLLSE